In the genome of Hyphomicrobium sp. ghe19, the window TTTCCTGCTGCAACAGCAGCTGTGTGTTACGGGCGATGCGGGCCGAGAAGTCGGTCGGCAATGCGATTGCTTCATCAAGGCCGTTCGTGTGCAGCGACTGCGTGTGGCCCTGCGTGGCGGCCATCGCCTCGAGGCACGTGCGCGTTGCGTTGTTGAAGATGTCCTGTGCGGTCAGCGACCACCCGGACGTCTGCGAATGCGTGCGCAGCGACAGGGAGCGCGCGTCCTTCGGATTGAATTCGTCCTTGATCAGCTTCGCCCAGAGCAGACGCGCAGCGCGCATCTTGGCGATCTCCATGAAGTAATTCATGCCGATCGCCCAGAAGAACGAAAGGCGCGGCGCGAAGGCGTCGATATCGAGGCCGGCGGCAACGCCTGCGCGTGCGTATTCGATACCGTCGGCGATCGTGTAGCCGAGTTCAAGGTCGGCCGTCGCGCCCGCTTCCTGCATGTGGTAGCCGGAAATCGAGATCGAGTTGAACTTCGGCATGTTCGCGCTGGTATAGGCGAAGATGTCCGAGACGATGCGCATCGAGGGTGCGGGCGGGTAGATGTAGGTGTTGCGGACCATGAACTCTTTCAGAATGTCGTTCTGAATGGTTCCGGCGAGCTTTTGCGGCGAGACGCCCTGTTCCTCGCCCGCGACGATGAACAGTGCGAGAATTGGGAGCACGGCGCCGTTCATCGTCATCGAGACGGTCATGTCCTGCAGCGGAATGCCGTCGAAGAGAACGCGCATGTCGTAGATCGAGTCGATCGCGACGCCCGCCATGCCGACGTCGCCTTTGACGCGCGGATGATCGGAATCGTAGCCGCGATGGGTCGCGAGATCGAACGCGATGGAGAGGCCCTTCTGGCCTGCTGCGATGTTGCGGCGATAGAAGGCGTTGGAATCTTCCGCCGTCGAGAAGCCGGCATACTGCCGGACGGTCCAGGGCTGCAGTGCGTACATCGCCGGATAGGGCCCGCGCAGGTACGGAGCGATTCCCGGCATGCCGTCGATGAAGTCTAGACCGGCGGTGTCCGCATCGGTGAAGACCGGCTTCACCGGGATGCCTTCGGGCGTTTCCCAGACGGGCGCCTCCGGGGCGGCAGCAGCAGCCTTCGCGGCCGGTTTTCCGGTCGCGGGAGGGTCGAGGGGGACCTGTGCAAAATTCGGGATCGAGGACATCGGGTAGGGGTGTTCCGGACCAAAGTTTGAAATCTGGCGGGACGGTACGCGAAAACGGGGGGCGGCGACAATATTCCTTGACGCGTGCGACGCCGCTTCGCGGGTCAGAGCACCGGGTTTTGGTGCGGCTGGCTACCCCACGTGGTCAAACCTTTACCCTGACGGGTTGGGGTAAAGAATTTTGGCTGGCCAAGGCGGCCCAAACCCGCATCCGATTCACGGAACATAAGGATAGTAGACCGGCTGTTTCTGGCGGCCGCCGCAGGGATTCCTGGTTCCCTCCAAGTGTGATTCAACGACGCTCTTTGAGGAGGGCGGCGTTGATTATTGCGGCCTTTGACCGAGGAGATAGTCCCTCCGGCGGAGGAGGAGGTCATAGACGACGGCGAAAAGCACGCCGCTCAGGGCTGCCATTGTCAGGTCGTGGGTCTGAACGCCGGGGGGCGCTGGGGCGAGGGGGGACAGGACAAGGTAGATTGCTTCGCCAACTAGAAGCCAAACGAGCGCTGCCAGCATTGCGAACTTCAGCAATCTGACTGTGCCGGCGCCCGTGCTCGCGCCCAGAAACTTCGCGAGCGGCGGGAAGACGAACGTGCCGACGGGAATGTACCAGAGGAACGCCGCGACGAGCGCGCTGGGTAGATCGTCGGCATAGTTCTGGAATGGCGATCCCGCTGCCTGTCCGGCGATAGGGCTCGTGTAAGATTGATAGTCGGATAGCGCCAGCATCGTCGACGCGGCGATGAGCGCGGAAATGATGGCGGCGAGCAGTCCCATCGATGTCAGCCGCAACAACGATGCGCTTCGAGGGCTCGGCGTCGGAGAAGCGACCATGACGACATCCTGTGGTGGTTCCCGTCAGCGTTAGCCGATGTGCATGCCCGTGGCGGGAATGAGGAACTGCGGCGTTAATCCGAAGACATTTCCGCGGGCCGCTTTCGGAAACGAGAATGCCACAAACGTCGGCATGATGTCCAAACCCGCCCTGCCGCCTCTTCCAAGGTCAGATATGCAACGCAAGGTCTCCGACAGGACGCTCAAGACAAGTGCGGCCCGGCTCTGGGCGCCCTTGGCGCGCTTCATCGATCGGGAAGCCGAGCTCGGAGAGGCCGCTGAGGCGCGAGGTCCGGCAGCCCACTTCGCCTACGAGTTCGTTCGATTTGGCGTCAAGCAGGCGTGGGCGTGCCTATTCGGCGCTTCGATGCTGGCTTTGCTGATTGCGACGCATTTTTTCTATCCGAAGGGCGCGGGACTTGCCCGCTACGATTTCCTCGTCATCGCGGCGGTGCTCATTCAAATTCTGATGGTCGTTTTCAAGCTCGAGACAATGGACGAGGTGAAGGTCATTTGCATCTTCCATGTCGTCGGCACGGTGATGGAGATTTTCAAAACGTCGGTCGGGTCGTGGCTATATCCGGAGCCTAGCTTTCTCCGCATTGGGGGGGTGCCGCTATTCACCGGATTCATGTATGCCGCGATCGGTTCTTATATCGCGCGCTGCTGGCGTCTTTTCGATTTTCGATTTACGCGGCATCCGCCGGTTTGGGCGCTCGGCATCTTGAGCGTGGCGATCTACGCCAACTTCTTCGGACACCATTACGTGTGGGATGCGCGGCCGATCCTTTTTGCGGCGGCGATCGTGCTCATCGGGCCGTGTACAGTCTATTACAAGATCTGGAAGGTGCACCGGCACATGCCGCTGCTGGTGGGGCTTCTTCTCGTCGCGGTTTTCATCTGGTTTGCGGAGAATATCGGGACGTTCACCGCGGCCTGGGCATATCCTCACCAGCGGCATGGCTGGGAGCTCGTCGGGATCGGCAAGCTCGGATCGTGGTTTCTGTTGATGCTGATTTCTTACACGCTCGTTGCGTGGATCAACCGGCCAAATACGGTGGTAAATTCGGAATAGCTAAGTAGATTGTTTACCTCGAATTCGCGTCGCGCGCTTCTGACCAAGCGCTTCGCCGTAGACTACAGCACTCTTGCTCGGAGCGGATTCCATGGCTCAATCACCCTATATCTCAGCGGCTTTGTTATTTGTTTTCGGTGGCGCTGCAACGAACGTGTCGGCGGCAGGTCAGGCCGCCACCGATCTTGCCGCACAGGTCCGCACTCAGGGGTTCCCCTGCGACAAGCCGCAAAGTGCCGAAAGGAGCAACAACGCTTCGCGGCCCAATGAGGAAGTGTGGACCCTCACGTGCGAGAACGGGTCCTACCGCATGACGGTCGTACCCGACATGGCGGCCAAGATCGAAAAGCTCGGGAAGTAATTTCCAGCATTCCGCGCCACCGAATTGTGCGTCACTCGAAGGTGTTCCGGGCGGAACAGCGACGATCGCGCGCTGCGTGCATTCTTCCTCTCATCAGACCTCAACCGGTCTTCAAACATTCGAGAGGATCACGATCATGTCGGGCATCGTCATCGCATCAGCCGCCGCAACAATCACCACCGTTGCGACTGTCGTGGTCGCCGCTCTTCCGGATGCGCAGGCGCTTCTCTCGCCGCTGACCGAAGGCGGCAACGAATATGCGATTGCCACCATGTCGGTGCTGGCCTCCATTCCCATGCTCGGCATCATGGCTGTGCTCGCAACATCGGCTCGCGAATAACGGGTTCGTCGCGCTGCAAATTTTTTCCGTGTGCTTGCTTCTTGTCTTGCGTCTTCTCCGGTGCACCTTTGCCGGCTCTCTTTTGGAGCCGGCATTTTTTGTGTTGGGTGCGGCTCGAAGCGAAGTGAGTTGCTCTCAAACAGAGCACGCTCCGCGGCCATTGTCCTGCCTTGGTTGCAAGTTCAATTGTCGTTGGGGAATGGGGGGTTATGGAGCAAAGCTCCAACCTCTTTCGCTTTCTGTAAAAGGGTGCCGCGGCACCGGTGCGGGCCGGAGTCGACGAGTGCTCCCATGTATCGCGTGGGGTATGCGTCGTGAAATTCAAAACATTCATCGTCGTCGGAGGCGCGATCTTCGCGTCGTCGTTTTCCGCTCCGACAAAATTTGGCCCCGTAACCAGAGCAGATGCGGCCGACGGAATCCAACAGACGGCGCAAGAAGCCGTCACGGTTCCGGAGTTCGTGCCAATCTTAAACTTCAGCCAATTCGTGCTCGCCACCGAGCAGTTCGCCGAGGCGAACCGCCTATCGGATCGTAGCGCAGCCGAAGCTCTAAGCGCCAAATTTGCCTTGGCTTCCGAGGTCCAGCACGTCGACCTGCATCAGGTCCGGCAAACGCCGGCCATCATCGAAAGCGCGCTGAGCCTTGCGGCTCCGGTTTCCGATCCGGTTGAAAGGCCGGCAGAACCTCTCGCCGATCCGGTGAAGGTCGTGACTGTTGTTCCGGAAGCCGTGGAAGCGCCAGCTACCGAGGCGGAAAATCAGCAGACCGAGACGACTGCGGCAGAGAGCAAGCCTTCGGTCACGAGCCGCCCACGTGCGGAGAAGCGCTTCCGCCCCGCCATGGGTCTCGGCATGGCCGAGCCGGATGACGCGGCGTCGCTGTTCCCGTCCTCGGCGAAGCGCTCAAAGAAAAAGAGCGCCGATACGGCCGCGAACCGGCGCCTCGCCACGGCTGGGGCACCGCCGATGGCCAATTCAGCGAATGCGCCGGATGAGGGATATCATGGCAGCCTGCCAAAAGACTCGTTCCAGATCGGCATTCCGGGACAATCGATGGAGCCACAGATCTCAACCTGCGCGAAGACCGAACGGACGTGTTGGGGAAAGCTGTGCGGGTGCTGAGTTAGCTCGCTCACTGAAGCGAAGATCTCGCTTCCTGCGGTCGAGGCGCGAAGGCATGTGCCAGCGCGTGGTAAAGCGGTTCGCGGCTGATCAAACGCGAGATGCCAGCGGCCAGTAGAGCGGTCGCCATCAGCGGGATGACCATGTTGCGGTCGCTGGTCATCTCCATGACGATGACGACGGCGGTCAGCGGTGATTGAACTACGGCCGCGAAGTAGCCGACGGTCATCAACAGCATGAGAGCGCGCGGATCGACGAACGTGATAACGGGCGTCAACATGGATCCGAGCCCGGAGCCGACCGCGAGCGATGGTGAGAACAATCCTCCCGGAATGCCGCTCGCCGACGACAGCATGGTCGTCACGAGTTTTGAAGGGCCGTACCAGAACGGCAGGTGTTCTCCGAGCAGCAGGCCAGCCCGGGTTTGGCCGTAGCCGTTTCCTGAGGCGTAACCGGCGGTCGCGACACTGAGGACCGCAACGATGAGCCCGCAGATGCCGGCGAATACCGTCGGGTTCCGGCGGAGTGTCGCTATGAATTCCGGTGGCCTACGGGTGATCGTGATGAGCGAGAGCGAAAAGAGGCCGCCCATGATGCCGCCGAGGGCAGCGCAGATCGGCACCGCAGCCCAGTCCGCCGCGACAATCATTTTTGCCGAGACTTCGCCGAAATAGGCGTAGTTTCCGAGGATCAGCCAGCTGACCCCTCCGGCGATTGCTACCGATGCGATGACGATGTCGTTGATGCGGCCTGCGAACGATTTCGCCAATTCCTCGATCGCAAAGAGAATGCCGGCGATGGGTGCATTGAATGCGGCCGCGATGCCTGCAGCAGAGCCCGCGAGCACGAGACCGTTGTGGCGTCCGATGCCTGCAAAGCTCGCAACGGCGAACATCACGGAAGCGCCGACCTGGACGGTTGGACCCTCGCGGCCGACGGAGGCGCCGACGACAAGCGCGAGGGCCGTCATCACGATTTTTGCGAGCGTCGTCTGCAAACCGAGAAGGCGTTGACGATGGGCAGGGTCGCGACTTGCGCGCGCGGCGATGACTTGCGGAATGCCGCTACCGGCCGCTGCCGGAAACCAGCGCGCCGTGACATACGCGAGCGCCATGAAGCCTAACGGCGTCATCACGAACGGCAGCCAACGCCATTCAGTCAGTATGTAGCCATAGAGCGCTTGGGCCTTATCGGAGAGTTCGGCGAATGCCACCGCGGCGAGGCCGACGAATATCGCGCCAAGAAGAAACACGGCGCGCCGGTGCCACACCCGGCGTGTGAATCCGACATATCGATACCGGCGCAGCCGCAATGCTCTGC includes:
- the scpA gene encoding methylmalonyl-CoA mutase — protein: MSSIPNFAQVPLDPPATGKPAAKAAAAAPEAPVWETPEGIPVKPVFTDADTAGLDFIDGMPGIAPYLRGPYPAMYALQPWTVRQYAGFSTAEDSNAFYRRNIAAGQKGLSIAFDLATHRGYDSDHPRVKGDVGMAGVAIDSIYDMRVLFDGIPLQDMTVSMTMNGAVLPILALFIVAGEEQGVSPQKLAGTIQNDILKEFMVRNTYIYPPAPSMRIVSDIFAYTSANMPKFNSISISGYHMQEAGATADLELGYTIADGIEYARAGVAAGLDIDAFAPRLSFFWAIGMNYFMEIAKMRAARLLWAKLIKDEFNPKDARSLSLRTHSQTSGWSLTAQDIFNNATRTCLEAMAATQGHTQSLHTNGLDEAIALPTDFSARIARNTQLLLQQESGTTRTIDPWGGSHYVERLTYELAKKAMSHIREIEEQGGMAKAIAAGIPKLRIEEAAARTQARIDSGRQTITGINKYKIQGDREVNFLKVDNRAVREAQLAKLDRLRSERDEADVEAALNALTEGAKGNANLLDLAVQAARKKATVGEISYALEKVFTRHKAEIRAISGVYKKEAAMNPSVDRVKTLVEAFDKNDGRRPRILIAKLGQDGHDRGQKVIASAFADLGFDVDIGPLFATADEAARQALENDVHVVGVSSLTAGHLTLVPELKAALDKEGRGDIMIVVGGVIPPSDYDELFRSGAKAVFGPGTNIPEAAADLVEKLNAQLGYADKQAAE
- a CDS encoding DUF817 domain-containing protein, encoding MQRKVSDRTLKTSAARLWAPLARFIDREAELGEAAEARGPAAHFAYEFVRFGVKQAWACLFGASMLALLIATHFFYPKGAGLARYDFLVIAAVLIQILMVVFKLETMDEVKVICIFHVVGTVMEIFKTSVGSWLYPEPSFLRIGGVPLFTGFMYAAIGSYIARCWRLFDFRFTRHPPVWALGILSVAIYANFFGHHYVWDARPILFAAAIVLIGPCTVYYKIWKVHRHMPLLVGLLLVAVFIWFAENIGTFTAAWAYPHQRHGWELVGIGKLGSWFLLMLISYTLVAWINRPNTVVNSE
- a CDS encoding chloride channel protein, encoding MQKRSGPAQNGTHRRRALRLRRYRYVGFTRRVWHRRAVFLLGAIFVGLAAVAFAELSDKAQALYGYILTEWRWLPFVMTPLGFMALAYVTARWFPAAAGSGIPQVIAARASRDPAHRQRLLGLQTTLAKIVMTALALVVGASVGREGPTVQVGASVMFAVASFAGIGRHNGLVLAGSAAGIAAAFNAPIAGILFAIEELAKSFAGRINDIVIASVAIAGGVSWLILGNYAYFGEVSAKMIVAADWAAVPICAALGGIMGGLFSLSLITITRRPPEFIATLRRNPTVFAGICGLIVAVLSVATAGYASGNGYGQTRAGLLLGEHLPFWYGPSKLVTTMLSSASGIPGGLFSPSLAVGSGLGSMLTPVITFVDPRALMLLMTVGYFAAVVQSPLTAVVIVMEMTSDRNMVIPLMATALLAAGISRLISREPLYHALAHAFAPRPQEARSSLQ